In the genome of Bosea sp. BIWAKO-01, the window TGGACCGTCTTGCCGTCGCAGATCATCGGCTTGATGCGCTTGGTCACCACGGCTTTCGCATGCACGGAACCACGGTTCGACGAGACCTTCACCCAGCTACCGGGCTGGATGTTCTTCTCCGCGGCCAGTTGTTCGCTGATCTCGACGAAGAACTCCGGCTGCAGCACCGCATTGACCCAGACATGCTTGGTCCAGAAGTGGAAGTGCTCGGTCAGGCGGTAGGATGTCGCCGCATAGGGGAACTTGTCCGAAGTGCCGAGCGCCGCCAGATCGTCCTTGAAGATGCGGGCGGCGGGATTGCCGCGGATCTTGGGCGCCATGACATTGGTGACCGGGCTTTCAAACGGCTCGTAATGGGCCGGGAAGGGGCCGTCTTTCATCATGCCCCGCGAGAACAGCCGCGCGGTGCCCTCGGGGTTCATGATGAAGGGGCCTACATCCCGCGGCTTGGCGGCCGGCGCGATGTCCGGCACGTCGAACCCGGTCCAGTTGCTGCCATTCCACTCGATCAGCTTGCGCTTGGGATCCCACGGCTTTCCGTCGATATCAGCGGAGGCGCGGTTGTAGAGGATGCGCCTGTTGGCCGGCCAGGCGAACGCCCAGTTGGCATAGGCGCCGGTATTGCCGGGGTCGCTCGTATCGCGGCGGGCCATCATGTTGCCCCGTTCGGTCCAGGAGCCCGAGTAGATCCAGCAGCCGCAGGCCGTCGAACCGTCATCGCGCAACTGCCCGAACGTATCGACCAACTTGCCCTTCTCCAGCACGATCTTGCTCGGATCGACCGGGTCGGTGACGGTCGAGACGACGTAGCCGTTCATCTCCTTCGCCAGCTCGTCCGGCATCGGATCGTCCGATATCCGATAGGGCCAGTGCAGGTTGAGGATCGGATCAGGGAAGGCGCCGCCTTCCTTCTGATAGAGAGCCCGCAGGCGCAGATGGAGCTGTGCCATGATCCAGGCGTCGCTCTTGGCTTCGCCGGGAGGTTCGGCTCCCGGCCAGTGCCATTGCAGCCAGCGGCCGGAATTGACGAGCGAGCCCTCGTCCTCTGCGAAGCAGGTCGTCGGCAACTCGAACACTTCGGTCTGGATGGCCTCGGGCTTGACGTCGTTGAAGACGCCCTCGTCCTTCCAGAAACGCGATGTCTCCGTCTGCAACGGGTCCATCACGACCAGGAACTTCAACTTGGAGAGCGAGGCCGTGACCTTGCCCCGGTTGGGGAAGGACAGCAGCGGGTTGAAGCCCTGGCAGAAATAGCCGTTCACCTTCCCCTGGTTCATCAGTTCGAAGGTGCGCAACACGTCGTAGCCCGGCACGTCGAGCTTCGGCAGCCATTGATAGGCGAAATCGTTCTCCGGCGTCGCCGCATTGCCCCACATCGACTTCAGGAAGCTCACCATGAACTTCTTGTAGTTCTGCCAGTAACTCATCTGGTTGGGGCGCAGCGGCTTGAAGCCGCGCGTGCTCATATAGGTCGTGAAATCGACCTCCTTGTCCGTTGGCAGGGTCAAATAGCCGGGGAGCAGGTTCGACATCAGGCCGATATCGGTCAGGCCCTGGATGTTGGAGTGGCCGCGCAGCGCATTCATACCGCCGCCACGCATGCCGATATTGCCGAGCAGCAGCTGCAGCATCGCCATCGAGCGGATGTTCTGCGAGCCCTTGGAGTGCTGGGTCCAGCCGAGCGCATACATCGACGTCATGACCTTGTCGCGCGCCGACGTCTCCGAGATCATCTTGCAGATCGTCAGGAACTTGTCCTTCGGCGTTCCGCAGATGCGTTCAACCATCTCCGGCGTGTAGGCCGCGATGTGGGTCTTCAGGAGCTGGTAGACGCTTCGCGGATGCTGCAGCGTCTCGTCGATCTGGACGTAACCGTCCGGACCGAGCTCGTATTCCCAGCTTGAGCGGTCGTAATCGCGCTTGGCTTCGTCGTAACCGGTGAACAGACCTTCCTGATAGCCGAAGCCTTCCTTCACGAGATACGGCGCGTTGGTGAAGGCGCGCACGTAGTCGTGCTGGATCTTGTCGTTATCGATGCAGTACTTCATCACCCCCAGGAGGAAGGCGATATCAGTGCCCTGCCGGATCGGCGCATAGAAATCGGCGACGGACGCCGAGCGCGTGAAACGCGGATCGACGACGATCAGCTTCGCGCCCCGCTGGGCTTTCGCTTCAGTGACCCATTTGAAGCCGCAAGGATGCGCCTCGGCGGCGTTGCCGCCCATGATGACGACGAGATCGGTGTTCTTGATATCCGTCCAGGAGTTCGTCATCGCACCGCGACCGAATGTTGGGGCCAGACTGGCCACCGTCGGTCCGTGTCAAACGCGCGCCTGGTTGTCGAAGGCCAACATCCCGGTGCTTCGCACCACCTTGTAGGTCATGAAGGCGGTTTCGTTGGTCGTCGCCGAGGCCGCCAGGAACCCGGTGGACAGCCAGCGATTGACCGTCACACCATCCTGGTTGGTGGCGATGAAATTCTTGTCGCGGTCGTCTTTCATCAGCCGCGCGATGCGGTCGAGCGCGTCCGCCCAGCTGATGCGCTTGAAGTCACGTTGGCCGGGGCCGCGATATTGCGGGAATTTCGTGCGCGTCTCGGCATGGACGAAATCGAGCAGTGCCGAGCCCTTGGGGCAGAGGGTACCGCGATTCGTTGGATGATCCGGATCGCCCTCGATATGGATGATCGCCGAATGGGCGTTTTTCGATTTGTCGCCCAGGCCGTACATGATGACGCCGCAGGCGACAGAGCAATAGGGACAGGTATTTCGCGTCTCGGTGGTTTGCGCCAGCTTGAAGGGGCGCACGGCCTGAGCCAGCGCCTGCTCCGACTCTCCGAACCCTAGCGCAGCTATGGCTGTTCCAGCCAGTCCCGTTCCTGCGCCGCTCAAAAACTGGCGGCGCGATAGCTCTTGAAGCATCCGGACCTCCCAGATGGCGACATATTCGCCCTTATTCTCTTTGGAATAGTGAAACTCTGGATCGGCCGCGTCAAGATGACTTTACGGAAATGGGCGACCTGATGCGCGCGCGCTCACAGTGGCACTTGGCGTTATTTCAGCGTATATCCATCGATGATTTGGTATGGCGATTAACCACCGGGCATTATGCCAATCTAACGACACCTCTGATCTGCGACTGTATTGATCTGATAAAAAATAACGTTACGTATGGCTGCGAACGATTGCGGAAAATCTCAATCGAGTAGTGCGCCGGGAGCGTAATTCTGCTCAAGAATTGGTCATTCTGCCCGATTATCGTCGGTTTTCTATAAATACCTGCCGGGCCTCCGGGCGGGCAGGGGAGCGCCTGCGTCAATCTGCCGGTCTTCGGGAATCACGCCCGCCCGCTTGGCGCCGATCATTGAACGGCCCCCCTATGAGAGGCGAGATGCCGGAGATCGCGCCGTGGCGAGGCGATTTCTACGCGTGGAAGCATGGTCATGGCGCTTGGCGCTTCGTTGCGGCGCTCCAGCCCGCGCGAGCCTTGCCATCGCCCTGGGATATTGTGGCGCGCTCGGGCTACCCGCAAGGCGCCCTGCCTTCAGCTTGGAGATAGGGCTTCAATTCATCCGGGGCGGCACTGAACAGGCCGGCGAAGTCCTTCTGGGTGACGAACCCGGCTCGCGACAAGATGCGGATCTGTTCGGCAAGCGCCTGCGGAACGAAGGCCGAATGCTGATAGCCCGAGGTCACGTCAGCGCCGCGCCCCCTGTTTGCGCCGTCGACGGCAACGATCATTTGACCCATGTTGCTTTCACGGATGCTCTTTACGAATGATATATGTTCCCGCCGAGCGCGAACGAATTCGCTTAGCCGTGCGACCAAACGCTTGCGATATCGGTCATCGCAGAAGCGGTTCGTGTAGATCCGCATCGAGCAGGCGAGAAATTCCGCTCCCTTCTCGGGCACCAGGAATGTCTGGCCGCGCTTCTCCGCATAGTCTGCCGCGTCTCTGCTCGTAGGCTTCATGCACCGCTCATGCAGTTCGCTGTCGATCGCATCGAACCCTTCGGGAGTTTGCTGCATCGCAAGCGTCATCATCCATGACTGCCCGACGATGAACGGAATCGCTCCCTGCTTGTTATAGGACCGTGCAACCGGAGCCGGCTCGGAACCAATGCTCGCAACAACGGCCGGAGCTGTCGGGGGCAGGGGGCCGGAGCTTCGCCCCAGAAAGAAGTAGGCGCCAGAAAAGCTTGCGAGAACGGCGACGACACCGATTGCAATGTCCGCCACGCCTATGCCTGATCCGCCGCTGCCACCCGGGGCTCCGCGGGAGCTTGCCTGCGTGTCCGCGCTGTAGCGTTGCGGCTCTGTGGTCGGAGGCTTCCTCTTACCGAACGACATGGTCTCGATCTCGCTGCGTTCGCGCTGTCATTTCGGTGTCCTATCGTGGGCAGATGCCGGCTGCGCCGTACCCGTCCGGATCGACGCGTGTGTCTGCCCTGACGTTTCGTGGGCCGATCTCGATCCGACGCGTGTTCGTGGTCGACCAGATGCGCAAATTCTCCCTGGAGATCCCGAAATAGCGCTGCCATCTGTCCAACGCCTTGCAGACCAGTCGCTGCCTGGCCTTGTCCGTTTGGAAGCGGGCATAGTCTCCCGGGCTTGCCACATCCCCGGCCCCGAAGGCGCCGACGCGAAACCCTGCGAGCAGTCCATCCCTGGCTCCGGCGAGATCAAACGCAAACGGTCCTTCGACGCCAATCTTCGCCCGCTGGCTCGGGAGTGCCCCGCTGATCTGCCACAGAGCTGGCCTGTCGGCGATGAGGACGACGGCAGACGCGCCAATGTTGGATAGATCCAGGGCAATGGCCTGCGGGTCCGATCGGCCCGGGTGTCTGGCCTGCGCCTCAGAGGTCAGCGCGGTCGTCTCGGCCGCGCTGACGGCGAGGAAGACGACATGCACCATGTCGGTATTCCTGGCCTCGGCAGATTGCGCCGTCATGCCCTCGAGGCGCTGGAAGAGCCGTTTCATCGCTTCGGCGTCGTCGCCGGAGACGACGCCGCTCGCCCGCTGCGCGGATTCGATCTTTGTCAGCAGTGGATCGAATGACGGCGTCGAGCGCCAGAGATGAAAATTCACGGATACGAAGATGCTCGCCGCCGTCACGATCGGCAGTACCAGGACAAGAATGAGCAGGGCATTGGCGACGCGCCCAGCCCGCGTCGCAACCGCGCGGCCTGTCTCCGGCACATCGGTGCCTTGTTGCTGCTTCCTTCCGAACGACATCGTTCGCCGCCTCAGCCGTCCAATCGAGCGGCAGGATATTGCCTCGCGGGTCCTTACGTAGGGTTAAGCGGTACACGATAGAATAGGAAATCGACCGGCGAACTGCGGAGGAGGGGGCGCAGCGTAACCTCAGGATACAGCCTGGTGCGGTCCTCACTCCGCCGCAGCGGCCTGTTCCACCGGCTTGTCCTCGAGCGCAGCCGTCATCGCGTCATCGACCTTTTCCAGCCAGATGAATTCGAGCCTCTTGCGGGCGTCGTCCGGGATATCCTCGAAATCCCGGCGGTTGCGGGCTGGCAGCATAACGCGGGTGAGCCCGGCGGCTGCAGCCGCGACGACCTTCTCCTTGATGCCGCCAACCGGCAGAACCAGCCCGCGCAGGCTGATCTCCCCCGTCATGGCGGTATCGCTTCGCACAGTCCGACGGGTCAGGAGCGAAACCAGCGCGGTGAACATGGCGACGCCTGCGCTCGGTCCATCCTTGGGCGTGGCGCCGGCGGGGACGTGAATATGGATATCGCTATCCGCGAACACCCCAGGGTCGATGCCCAGTGATGAAGCACGGTTCTTGACCACACTGAGGGCGGCCTGCGCGCTTTCGCGCATCACGTCGCCGAGTTGGCCGGTCAGGATCAGGTTGCCCCTGCCGGGAATGCGGGTCGCTTCAATGAAGAGGATGTCGCCTCCGACCGGCGTCCAGGCCAGCCCGGTGGCAACCCCGGGCACGCTTGTGCGCATGGCGACCTCATTCTCGAAACGGGGCGGACCGAGGATCGTCGCCAGATCGTCGGCCCCGATACGGATATGCGTGGCACTGCCTTCGGCAACCTGTACTGCCGCGTGGCGCAGCGCGCGGCCGATCTCGCGTTCGAGGCCGCGCACTCCGGCTTCGCGGGTGTAGTCATGGATGATCCGCCGCAGCGACACGTCGTCGATCTCGACCTGCTCAGGCGCGAGACCGTTGGCCTCGAACTGCCGCCGCAGAAGATAACGCCGTGCGATCTGAAGCTTCTCGCTTTCGGTGTATCCGGAGAGGCTGATGATCTCCATGCGATCGAGCAGCGGCCCGGGGATTGTGTCGAGCATGTTGGCGGTGGTGAGGAACACGACGCGGGAGAGATCGAACGGGACGCCGAGATAGTTATCACGGAAGGTCGCGTTCTGCTCCGGGTCCAGCACTTCCAGCATGGCGGCGGAGGGATCGCCCTGGATACCCCGGCCCATCTTGTCGATCTCGTCGAGCATCATCACGCAATTGCGCGCCTTGGCCTTGCGGATCGCCTGGATGATGTTGCCGGGCAGGGCGCCGATATAGGTTCGGCGATGGCCCCTGATCTCGGCCTCGTCATGGACGCCGCCCAGGCTCACGCGCGAAAAGGGACGCCCCATGGCCCGTGCGATCGACTGACCGAGCGAGGTCTTGCCGACACCGGGCGGGCCGACGAAACACAGGATCGGCGCTTTGCCTCCCGGCGCGAGCTTCCGCACGGCGAGGTATTCGATGATGCGACGCTTGATCTTGTCGAGCCCGAAATGATCCTCGTCGAGAATCTGGCGGGCGGCAGCGAGATCGATCGGTTTCTCCTCGGGGAGGGCCCAGGGCAGCTCGATCAGCCAGTCGAGATAGGTGCGAACCATGCCCGACTCGGCCGCGGCCTCCGGCATGCGCTCGTAGCGGCGCAATTCCTTGCGCGCGACCTCTTCCGCTTCCGGCGTCATCCCGGCCCTGGCGATCGCTTCGGTGAGTTCGGCGACCTCCGGCCCTCTGCCGTCCGTCTCACCCAGCTGGCGCTGGATCGCTACCATCTGCTCGCGCAGGATCGCTTCGCGTTGGCGCGCATCGAGCGATTCCTTGGTCTGGCGGCCGATTTCCTGGGTCAGCCGCAAAACCTCGATCCGCCGGGCCAGGAAGTGCGAGATCCTGTCCATGCGCTTGGTGATGTCGATGGTCTCAAGGAGCTCCTGCTTCTCGTCGACGGTGATATCCAGATAGGCGGCGACGAGATCGGCCAGGGCCGTGGACGAAGCGGCCGATTGAACGGCCGCAAGCAGTTCCTGCGGCACCTGCGGCAGGAGCTGCAGCGCCTCGAGCGCCTGTTGACGCAGATGGAGTGTATGAGCCTCGATCTCCGGCGTCAGGAGATCGGGCTGCTCGATCCGCAACACGCGCGCCGCGAAGAAGGGGGTCTCGACGACGAACTCGACCAGGCTGAAGCGTTGTTCCCCTTGCAGGACCAGGTGATGGCTGCCGTCCGGCGTGTTGATATAGCGAAGGATATTGGCGACCGTCCCCACCCGGTGCAGGTCGGCAGGCGCCGGATTCTCGATCTCGGAGTCGCGCTGCATCA includes:
- the fdnG gene encoding formate dehydrogenase-N subunit alpha; this translates as MLQELSRRQFLSGAGTGLAGTAIAALGFGESEQALAQAVRPFKLAQTTETRNTCPYCSVACGVIMYGLGDKSKNAHSAIIHIEGDPDHPTNRGTLCPKGSALLDFVHAETRTKFPQYRGPGQRDFKRISWADALDRIARLMKDDRDKNFIATNQDGVTVNRWLSTGFLAASATTNETAFMTYKVVRSTGMLAFDNQARVUHGPTVASLAPTFGRGAMTNSWTDIKNTDLVVIMGGNAAEAHPCGFKWVTEAKAQRGAKLIVVDPRFTRSASVADFYAPIRQGTDIAFLLGVMKYCIDNDKIQHDYVRAFTNAPYLVKEGFGYQEGLFTGYDEAKRDYDRSSWEYELGPDGYVQIDETLQHPRSVYQLLKTHIAAYTPEMVERICGTPKDKFLTICKMISETSARDKVMTSMYALGWTQHSKGSQNIRSMAMLQLLLGNIGMRGGGMNALRGHSNIQGLTDIGLMSNLLPGYLTLPTDKEVDFTTYMSTRGFKPLRPNQMSYWQNYKKFMVSFLKSMWGNAATPENDFAYQWLPKLDVPGYDVLRTFELMNQGKVNGYFCQGFNPLLSFPNRGKVTASLSKLKFLVVMDPLQTETSRFWKDEGVFNDVKPEAIQTEVFELPTTCFAEDEGSLVNSGRWLQWHWPGAEPPGEAKSDAWIMAQLHLRLRALYQKEGGAFPDPILNLHWPYRISDDPMPDELAKEMNGYVVSTVTDPVDPSKIVLEKGKLVDTFGQLRDDGSTACGCWIYSGSWTERGNMMARRDTSDPGNTGAYANWAFAWPANRRILYNRASADIDGKPWDPKRKLIEWNGSNWTGFDVPDIAPAAKPRDVGPFIMNPEGTARLFSRGMMKDGPFPAHYEPFESPVTNVMAPKIRGNPAARIFKDDLAALGTSDKFPYAATSYRLTEHFHFWTKHVWVNAVLQPEFFVEISEQLAAEKNIQPGSWVKVSSNRGSVHAKAVVTKRIKPMICDGKTVHIVGIPLHWGFTGAARKGFGPNSLTPFVGDANIETPEFKAFLVNVEPSNGPVTS
- the lon gene encoding endopeptidase La; its protein translation is MPSEDRERETEQPAASAAHPTAPSTVPSDALIIVPVRDMVLFPGTVFPITIGRERSVLAAQQALREERPVGILMQRDSEIENPAPADLHRVGTVANILRYINTPDGSHHLVLQGEQRFSLVEFVVETPFFAARVLRIEQPDLLTPEIEAHTLHLRQQALEALQLLPQVPQELLAAVQSAASSTALADLVAAYLDITVDEKQELLETIDITKRMDRISHFLARRIEVLRLTQEIGRQTKESLDARQREAILREQMVAIQRQLGETDGRGPEVAELTEAIARAGMTPEAEEVARKELRRYERMPEAAAESGMVRTYLDWLIELPWALPEEKPIDLAAARQILDEDHFGLDKIKRRIIEYLAVRKLAPGGKAPILCFVGPPGVGKTSLGQSIARAMGRPFSRVSLGGVHDEAEIRGHRRTYIGALPGNIIQAIRKAKARNCVMMLDEIDKMGRGIQGDPSAAMLEVLDPEQNATFRDNYLGVPFDLSRVVFLTTANMLDTIPGPLLDRMEIISLSGYTESEKLQIARRYLLRRQFEANGLAPEQVEIDDVSLRRIIHDYTREAGVRGLEREIGRALRHAAVQVAEGSATHIRIGADDLATILGPPRFENEVAMRTSVPGVATGLAWTPVGGDILFIEATRIPGRGNLILTGQLGDVMRESAQAALSVVKNRASSLGIDPGVFADSDIHIHVPAGATPKDGPSAGVAMFTALVSLLTRRTVRSDTAMTGEISLRGLVLPVGGIKEKVVAAAAAGLTRVMLPARNRRDFEDIPDDARKRLEFIWLEKVDDAMTAALEDKPVEQAAAAE